CATGGTATTTTAATTGTGTGTTGCTTCCATTGATTTTGGTGGGTGCATTGGGCTATTTGGGTCAATTCCTCTTTCTTCCAGGATCCTATTTTGGATTTTTAGAATGGCTGGTGATTGGTTCCTTGATGACAGCGGCAGTACTTTTGGTAAACCGGATAATGTCTGAACAGCCTTTGTGGAGTATAAAGGGATTGCTTAAACCATGAACTCCAAATTGACCATATTAATTCCGACAAGGGACCGGGAGGATTATTTACCCTTTGCGATTCAGTCTTGTCTCCAATCAAGCTATCCGAATTTGGAAGTCATTGTTTGTGACAATTCTTCAACAGCTCATACACGAGAAGTGTGTCATTTATTTTCGGATCCTCGTTTGAAATATGTAAAGAGTCCTGAATTCTTATCTATGTCAGCCAATTGGGAGTTTGCATTGAACCAAGTAAAGGAGGGATTTGTATCCATTTTAGGGGATGATGATGCCTTTTTGCAAGGTGGTATCGAAAAAGCCATGAATTGGATTCATCAATACCAGCTACCAGCGATCAGTTGGAGGCAGGCTTCTTACCGTTGGCCCGGAAATGAGTTTGCGAGAATCAAAGAGTTGTATCAGTTGCCCATCAGTCAGGGATTCAGTATCAGGAATCCCGGTTCCTATGTCAAGGCTGTTTTAAAGGCTAAACTTCATCCCAATCATTTGCCATGCATCTACCATGGGATCATTCATCTCGATTATATTCAGCAGGTGAAGAAACAGAGCGAAGGACTTTTCTTTCATTCCAGAATTCCTGATTATTACGCCATTGTTGCATTGTCTTGCGTGGTACCAAAATACATGTACAGTTATTGGCCAATTTCAATTGCAGGAAGCAGTCCTAAGAGCAATGGAAATGTTCAGCTCAGACTTGAAAGTAAATTTGAAAATTTGAAAAATGAGTTTTCAAAGGGAAAAGATGATGTCCCCTTTCACCCCTCATTGGAATTTGTACATCTTTACTCTATTTTAATTTGGGAATGTTTGTTGCAAGCATCGCAAAACGGACTAAAATCGTTTGACGGTTGGGTAAATCCTGATCGGCAATTGCAACAAGCCATCAAGGAAGCTGCGGCTTTTAAAGTTTTGGATCATGAATGGGATAAATTGTGTCAAATTGCCAATAAATTTCACCTGAGGAAGTTGAAAAAACCGGAGTACTTCAGGCGCCAATTTTACAAATGGCAATATCATCTCAAGCATTATATTTTTTTTTGGACCTCGAGCGTATTCATTGATTGTAAGAGAGAAAATATCAGCAATATCATGGAACTGAGTAAGATGCATGATAAATTGAAAAGCAAATATGGTCAGATACCTTTTTTTATATTTTACAATTTGATTCTACTTTACAGACATTTCCTGAAGCAGATTTCATTTAAAAGAAACAGACAAAATCAATAATTATTAATCATGGATTCGATTCCTGTATCTGTTCTCCTGTTGCTCAACTTTCTGGTTCTGGTGATTGGATATGGGTATGTTTGGTTTAGTGGAATTAAAAAACACATTGTTTTTACATTTAGCTGGGTGATCTTTTCTATCTATTATTTTTTGACCCCTTTGTATTTTTATTTCAGTGACAGGAAAACGATTTGGGGAAAAAGTGAGGAATTGTTGGGATTGGGGGAGGACATTTCTGGATTTTATGGTTTGGGATTTTTGTATTTTGCCATTGGACTTTTCACATTTTTCATCGGTTATCTATTTTTATACAAAACCAGCAAAGCCAGCTTGCACAAAATGGAATACGGCAGTAAGCATTGGATTGTTTGGATATTCTGGATTTTTTATTCCTTGATTCTGGTT
This window of the Saprospiraceae bacterium genome carries:
- a CDS encoding glycosyltransferase family 2 protein; the encoded protein is MNSKLTILIPTRDREDYLPFAIQSCLQSSYPNLEVIVCDNSSTAHTREVCHLFSDPRLKYVKSPEFLSMSANWEFALNQVKEGFVSILGDDDAFLQGGIEKAMNWIHQYQLPAISWRQASYRWPGNEFARIKELYQLPISQGFSIRNPGSYVKAVLKAKLHPNHLPCIYHGIIHLDYIQQVKKQSEGLFFHSRIPDYYAIVALSCVVPKYMYSYWPISIAGSSPKSNGNVQLRLESKFENLKNEFSKGKDDVPFHPSLEFVHLYSILIWECLLQASQNGLKSFDGWVNPDRQLQQAIKEAAAFKVLDHEWDKLCQIANKFHLRKLKKPEYFRRQFYKWQYHLKHYIFFWTSSVFIDCKRENISNIMELSKMHDKLKSKYGQIPFFIFYNLILLYRHFLKQISFKRNRQNQ